The following proteins come from a genomic window of Mycobacterium sp. DL:
- a CDS encoding enoyl-CoA hydratase encodes MSALVLTQVDDRVALITVNDPDRRNAVTAESSAALRAAVEAAEADSGIHAVIVTGAGRAFCAGADLTALGEAAEEGLRVIYDGFLAVAQCTLPTIAAVNGPAVGAGLNLALATDVRIAGPSAMFDPRFQKLGIHPGGGATWMLQRAIGPQAARAALLFGMRFDADAAVRYGLALEVADDPVAAARALAAGPAAAPRDVVLATKASMRATANPGTVDLEQHRLAVDVEIGPQAVSIESPEFAARLAAAKRK; translated from the coding sequence GTGTCCGCACTGGTACTGACGCAGGTCGACGACCGCGTCGCGCTCATCACTGTCAACGACCCCGACCGACGCAACGCCGTGACGGCGGAGAGTTCCGCGGCACTGCGCGCCGCGGTCGAGGCCGCCGAGGCCGACTCGGGCATCCACGCGGTGATCGTCACCGGCGCGGGCAGGGCGTTCTGCGCCGGCGCCGACCTCACCGCTCTGGGCGAGGCGGCCGAGGAGGGCCTGCGGGTGATCTACGACGGCTTCCTCGCCGTCGCACAGTGCACGCTGCCCACGATCGCCGCGGTCAACGGCCCTGCCGTGGGCGCCGGTCTGAACCTGGCGCTGGCGACCGACGTGCGTATCGCCGGTCCGTCAGCGATGTTCGACCCGCGGTTCCAGAAACTCGGCATCCACCCCGGAGGCGGCGCGACGTGGATGCTGCAGCGGGCCATCGGTCCGCAGGCCGCACGGGCGGCACTGCTGTTCGGGATGCGTTTCGACGCCGACGCCGCCGTGCGCTACGGACTCGCGTTGGAAGTCGCCGACGATCCGGTGGCGGCCGCCCGCGCGCTGGCGGCCGGCCCGGCCGCGGCGCCCCGCGACGTGGTCCTCGCCACCAAGGCCTCGATGCGGGCCACCGCGAATCCCGGCACCGTCGACCTCGAACAGCACCGTCTGGCCGTCGACGTCGAGATCGGCCCCCAGGCGGTATCGATCGAGTCGCCCGAGTTCGCCGCCAGATTGGCTGCCGCCAAGCGCAAGTGA
- a CDS encoding acyl-CoA dehydrogenase family protein, with the protein MGNEAVKASPSSQSVLSSVRSLLPAITAAAGEVDRRGGVDPEMITLLREAGFFSLLQPASFGGLDADPGVFLTATRELSAACMSTGWLAAWLGVNSWGLSVRDERVLQEIWGSDPRTLLCSSYAPTGRLHRVDGGFMLSGRWTRCTGARHATWLSAAALRVGPDGAAQDFMAVLVPRAEYVVEATWNGLGLRGIGADDVVVSGVFVPDHRTFSWLHVDPAVSATPLDRLPQPTVFTLAGTMPLLGAARRVLEDQRPDAASGPLDSAAMAVADVDLSVLQILRNVADLMECVRAGGYPDAELVLRTRRDQVMASERAMAAIRAVVHDPGRTGDQGLVERVWRDAQTARMHVSSNVEQVLSVAGRFALGLNVDDLIW; encoded by the coding sequence ATGGGGAACGAGGCTGTGAAGGCGAGTCCGTCATCGCAGTCCGTGTTGAGCTCCGTTCGGTCATTGCTGCCCGCGATCACCGCGGCTGCCGGGGAGGTCGACCGACGCGGCGGGGTGGACCCCGAGATGATCACTCTCCTGCGTGAGGCCGGCTTCTTCTCGCTGCTGCAGCCTGCGTCGTTCGGCGGACTCGACGCCGACCCCGGGGTGTTTCTGACCGCAACCCGCGAACTTTCGGCGGCGTGCATGTCCACAGGTTGGTTGGCTGCCTGGCTCGGGGTGAACAGCTGGGGACTGTCGGTGCGCGACGAGCGAGTGCTGCAGGAGATCTGGGGCTCGGATCCGCGGACGCTGCTGTGTTCGTCGTATGCCCCCACCGGACGGTTGCACCGCGTTGACGGCGGTTTCATGCTGTCCGGTCGATGGACCCGGTGTACCGGAGCCCGCCACGCGACATGGCTGAGTGCTGCCGCGCTGCGCGTCGGCCCCGACGGCGCCGCCCAGGACTTCATGGCGGTGTTGGTCCCCAGGGCCGAATACGTCGTCGAGGCGACGTGGAACGGGCTGGGGTTGCGCGGGATCGGTGCGGACGACGTCGTCGTCTCCGGGGTGTTCGTGCCCGATCACCGTACGTTCAGCTGGCTTCACGTCGACCCGGCCGTCTCCGCCACGCCGCTGGACCGGCTTCCGCAGCCGACGGTGTTCACGCTGGCCGGGACCATGCCGCTTCTCGGCGCAGCCCGACGGGTGCTCGAAGATCAGCGCCCGGACGCGGCATCGGGTCCGCTGGACTCGGCGGCGATGGCCGTCGCCGATGTCGACCTGTCGGTGCTGCAGATTCTCCGCAACGTGGCCGACCTCATGGAATGTGTTCGGGCGGGCGGATATCCGGACGCCGAACTGGTGCTGCGTACCCGCCGCGATCAGGTGATGGCTTCCGAGCGGGCGATGGCTGCCATCCGTGCCGTGGTGCACGACCCCGGACGCACCGGCGACCAGGGCTTGGTCGAGCGCGTGTGGCGCGATGCGCAGACCGCGCGGATGCACGTGTCGAGCAACGTCGAGCAGGTGCTGTCCGTGGCGGGTCGATTCGCCCTGGGCCTCAACGTCGACGATCTGATCTGGTGA
- a CDS encoding IclR family transcriptional regulator, translating into MRSFLGSSDDLDKPYPGVFVQESAGSNTSDAPTSMVARVALIINSFDRAGKVLRLDQVVTRTGLPRSSAHRILTQLHTSGLLTHRPDGYSLAASSLPVNHAADHSTLRGVASPVLKRLQADTALVVHLGVLVGTDVVYLDKVSGTSGVVVPTRVASRTPAHASALGKAMLSRLPAEDVDSLLDGPLPRCTPATITDLTTLHQELAQIRTRHGLAYDDQELAGGLASIAAPIRTPQGDIAGLSLTGATPAQRLNRMAPFLTRAARGITEQIGTTSAATRDQADIAKVTDDMLSRVLRTLSSDDWV; encoded by the coding sequence GTGAGATCGTTCCTGGGTTCCAGTGATGACCTCGACAAGCCGTATCCGGGAGTTTTCGTGCAGGAGTCCGCGGGCAGCAACACATCTGACGCGCCGACGTCGATGGTGGCCCGGGTCGCGCTGATCATCAATTCGTTCGACCGCGCGGGCAAGGTGCTGCGCCTCGATCAGGTGGTCACCCGCACCGGGCTGCCCCGGTCGTCGGCACATCGGATACTCACCCAGTTGCACACCTCGGGGCTGCTCACCCACCGGCCGGACGGGTACTCGCTTGCGGCATCGTCGCTGCCGGTGAACCACGCTGCGGACCACTCGACGCTGCGCGGCGTCGCCTCCCCGGTACTCAAACGCCTGCAGGCCGATACCGCTCTCGTGGTGCACCTCGGCGTGCTGGTGGGCACGGATGTCGTCTACCTGGACAAGGTCTCGGGAACCAGCGGGGTGGTGGTGCCGACCCGCGTCGCAAGCCGTACGCCGGCGCACGCCAGCGCGTTGGGCAAGGCCATGCTCTCGAGGCTTCCCGCCGAAGACGTGGACTCGCTTCTCGACGGCCCACTGCCCCGGTGCACACCCGCGACTATCACCGATCTGACCACCCTGCACCAGGAACTGGCCCAGATCAGGACCCGCCACGGACTCGCCTATGACGACCAGGAGCTCGCCGGCGGGTTGGCCAGTATCGCCGCCCCGATCCGGACACCGCAGGGTGACATCGCCGGCCTGTCCCTGACCGGTGCGACGCCCGCCCAGCGACTGAACCGGATGGCTCCGTTCCTCACCCGGGCCGCTCGGGGCATCACCGAACAGATCGGCACCACGTCGGCGGCCACACGCGATCAGGCTGACATCGCGAAGGTCACCGACGACATGTTGTCCCGGGTCCTTCGCACGCTGTCCTCCGACGACTGGGTGTGA
- a CDS encoding histidine phosphatase family protein produces the protein MNDAAEPDTGERDTGRPRRRRSAVWRVLGVAITALALLLGAAVPAAAAELMRVTFVRHGQSAGNASGLIDTTTPGPVITELGQQQSRTVAGTLGDNNYDSIYASTMVRTQLTAAPMSQYLRLPIQVLPGLQEIEAGVFEGTPESQAADGYGLFPLAWSIQGNRDLRIPGSIDGNEFDARMDGALKTIWDKGDRNSVIFSHGGAIMFWTMMNAVNLTAAQKIDLLRTAPLSNTNYVIVEGNPEDGWTLMNWNGRLFSPEPTFGAEVRRQLRTLNRQLATSVAQFVESFASRDFATIATAFNRSVADAVYSIAKYHRAIHAKVIHDLDKIFRPTAEAPTEVSTVVAAPEAATDTATTEATTTAVSTSDDTDTTETTRTMSSKRDVADAEPTEQSLTDDAAPTEKPLADDESPVDTTDRDSDEDAPTDLADEVRDDEESSDNRDDSSEEKSADSDTADDKSTDRSDSADAGGDSDSGSERDAA, from the coding sequence ATGAACGATGCGGCTGAACCCGACACGGGAGAGCGCGATACCGGGCGGCCGCGGCGGCGCCGAAGCGCAGTCTGGCGCGTGCTCGGGGTCGCGATCACCGCGCTCGCGCTCCTGCTCGGGGCGGCCGTCCCGGCTGCCGCAGCCGAGCTGATGAGGGTGACGTTCGTGCGTCACGGCCAGTCCGCAGGCAACGCCTCCGGCCTGATCGACACGACGACACCCGGCCCGGTCATCACCGAGTTGGGCCAACAGCAGTCGCGGACCGTGGCAGGCACCCTCGGTGACAACAACTACGACTCCATCTACGCCTCGACGATGGTGCGCACCCAGCTGACCGCGGCCCCGATGTCGCAGTACCTGCGGCTGCCGATTCAGGTGCTGCCCGGCCTGCAGGAGATCGAGGCCGGTGTCTTCGAGGGGACTCCCGAGAGCCAGGCCGCCGACGGTTACGGTCTGTTCCCCCTGGCCTGGAGCATCCAGGGCAATCGTGATCTGCGGATCCCGGGATCGATCGACGGCAACGAGTTCGACGCCCGGATGGACGGCGCGCTGAAGACCATCTGGGACAAGGGAGACCGCAACAGCGTCATCTTCTCCCACGGCGGCGCCATCATGTTCTGGACGATGATGAACGCGGTGAACCTCACGGCGGCCCAGAAGATCGATCTGCTCAGGACCGCACCGCTGAGCAACACCAACTACGTGATCGTCGAGGGCAACCCCGAGGACGGCTGGACGTTGATGAACTGGAACGGCCGGCTGTTCAGCCCCGAACCCACGTTCGGCGCCGAGGTGCGACGCCAGCTGCGCACGTTGAACCGCCAACTCGCCACCAGCGTGGCGCAGTTCGTCGAATCGTTCGCCTCGCGGGATTTCGCGACGATCGCGACGGCGTTCAATCGCAGTGTGGCCGATGCCGTCTATTCGATCGCCAAGTACCACCGCGCCATCCACGCCAAGGTCATCCACGATCTCGACAAGATCTTCCGGCCGACGGCAGAGGCACCGACCGAGGTGTCCACAGTGGTCGCGGCCCCCGAGGCGGCGACCGACACCGCCACCACCGAGGCCACCACGACCGCCGTGTCGACCAGCGACGACACCGACACCACCGAGACGACCCGCACGATGTCGTCCAAGCGCGACGTGGCCGACGCCGAACCGACGGAGCAGTCGCTCACCGACGATGCGGCACCGACAGAGAAGCCGCTCGCCGACGACGAGTCACCGGTGGACACGACGGATCGTGACAGCGACGAGGACGCCCCGACCGATCTGGCCGACGAGGTGCGCGACGACGAGGAATCCAGCGACAACCGCGATGATTCCTCCGAGGAGAAGTCTGCCGACAGCGACACCGCCGACGACAAGTCGACGGACCGTTCCGACAGCGCCGACGCCGGAGGTGACAGCGACAGCGGTTCGGAGCGCGACGCCGCGTAA
- a CDS encoding acyl-ACP thioesterase domain-containing protein, translating to MPTNDVDHRLSAAPDTGYVYRTSWRVATGDLDTNLHLRLDGVARYIQEVGAENLVDAGEAEEHPHWLVQRTVIDVVEPMEFPNDVSFSRWCSALSSRWCTMRVDLVGSDGGRIETEGFWIAINAKTLTPQRVSDTLVERFASTTDVHRLKWRPWLENPGELDEMMPFALRRTDIDVFEHVTNTAYWHAIHEVMALFPDVCTPPYRTVIEYRRPIKYGEDITIGWARRGDDVQIALSVGDDIRAAALLRKL from the coding sequence ATGCCCACCAACGACGTCGACCACCGCCTCAGCGCCGCGCCTGATACCGGGTACGTCTACCGCACCTCCTGGCGGGTGGCGACCGGCGACCTCGACACGAACCTCCACCTGCGCCTCGACGGTGTGGCCCGGTACATCCAGGAGGTCGGCGCCGAGAACCTGGTCGACGCCGGCGAGGCAGAGGAACATCCGCACTGGCTCGTCCAGCGCACGGTCATCGATGTGGTCGAACCGATGGAGTTCCCCAACGACGTGTCGTTCAGTCGATGGTGCTCAGCACTGTCGTCGCGATGGTGCACGATGCGCGTCGACCTCGTCGGCAGTGACGGCGGCCGCATCGAGACCGAGGGCTTCTGGATCGCGATCAACGCGAAGACACTGACACCACAACGCGTCTCGGACACGCTGGTCGAACGTTTCGCCTCCACCACCGATGTCCACCGACTCAAGTGGCGTCCGTGGTTGGAGAACCCGGGCGAACTGGACGAGATGATGCCGTTCGCGCTGCGGCGCACCGACATCGACGTCTTCGAGCACGTCACCAACACCGCCTACTGGCATGCGATCCACGAGGTGATGGCCCTTTTCCCCGATGTCTGCACGCCGCCCTATCGGACGGTGATCGAGTATCGCCGGCCGATCAAGTACGGCGAGGACATCACCATCGGTTGGGCCCGACGCGGTGACGACGTGCAGATCGCGCTGTCGGTCGGCGACGACATCCGGGCGGCCGCCCTTCTGCGCAAGCTGTAG
- a CDS encoding class I SAM-dependent methyltransferase produces MADYWNHNTAYHPWLYSIAARHHGDVLDVGCGDGLLVQRLARVSRSVTGVDPDPATAARARERLIDVANASVVEAGFDGYESGDVRFDLITFVASVHHMDLRASLAKARGLLRPAGEIAVVGLSANRTVRDWLWSATCLPAVRIGSWLQRETRDIGVPVTQPHESLGEIRRVVGDVLPGADIRRGLYYRYLLRWRNCQVADRSGSVG; encoded by the coding sequence GTGGCCGACTACTGGAATCACAACACCGCCTATCATCCGTGGCTCTACTCGATCGCCGCCCGCCACCACGGGGATGTCCTCGATGTGGGATGCGGCGACGGCCTGCTGGTCCAACGTCTCGCTCGGGTATCGCGGTCGGTCACCGGTGTCGACCCGGATCCCGCTACGGCGGCACGGGCACGCGAGCGCCTCATCGACGTTGCCAATGCCTCCGTCGTGGAAGCCGGCTTCGACGGATACGAGTCCGGTGACGTCCGGTTCGACCTGATCACCTTCGTCGCCAGCGTGCACCACATGGATCTGCGGGCATCGCTGGCGAAAGCCCGCGGACTGTTGAGGCCTGCCGGCGAGATCGCCGTGGTGGGACTCAGCGCGAACAGGACAGTGCGCGATTGGCTTTGGTCGGCGACGTGCCTGCCCGCGGTGCGGATCGGTTCCTGGTTGCAACGCGAGACCCGGGATATCGGCGTACCGGTGACGCAACCGCACGAAAGCCTCGGCGAGATTCGCCGGGTCGTCGGCGACGTCCTACCCGGCGCCGACATCCGTCGCGGGCTCTACTACCGCTATCTGCTTCGATGGCGGAACTGCCAGGTGGCTGATCGCTCAGGGTCCGTAGGCTGA
- a CDS encoding AMP-binding protein translates to MINSTIGAVLRERASLQPTQTAFTFFDYEQDWEGVAERLTWAQLYRRTLNLALELEIRGSTGDRAVILAPQGLDYIVAFLGALEAGLIAVPLSVPVVAVHDERVTAVLQDASPAVILTTSAVVDGVAPYVRPSDDAPAPAVVEVDSLDLDSRRGPVARRGGRSDIAYLQYTSGSTRTPAGVVVSHSNLLTNWEQMVATYIRDFQMPQTTVSWLPFYHDMGLMCGVCTGILGGWPSVLTSPIAFLQRPARWMQLMAHNPQVLSAAPNFAFTLAAARTSDEDMAGLDLGDVAFINCGAERVNPNTISHFTKRFAPYNFPTSAIRPSYGLAEATVFVAADGPGRPADFVHFEPEKLSAGHAKRCTTGTPLASYGTPRWPLVRVVDPDTATEKPAGLIGEIWVHGDNVSSGYWHRPAETKQTFDATIATPSPGTPEDRWLRTGDLGFISEGELFIVGRIKDLLIVRGRNHYPDDIEATVTEISRGRAAAITVVDENTEKLVVIVEVKKRGQSEDEVAENLRAVREQATAAISNSHGVSVHDVVIVAQGSIPITTSGKVRRAACVHRYDNGAFQRIDV, encoded by the coding sequence GTGATCAACTCAACGATCGGCGCCGTGCTACGCGAGCGTGCGAGTCTCCAGCCCACCCAGACGGCGTTCACCTTCTTTGACTACGAACAGGATTGGGAAGGTGTTGCCGAGAGACTGACGTGGGCGCAGCTGTACCGGCGCACGCTGAACCTCGCTCTGGAGCTCGAGATCCGCGGGTCGACCGGTGACCGAGCGGTCATCTTGGCGCCGCAGGGCCTCGATTACATCGTCGCATTCCTGGGAGCGCTGGAAGCGGGCCTGATCGCCGTTCCGCTGTCGGTTCCCGTCGTTGCCGTTCACGATGAGCGGGTCACGGCGGTGCTGCAGGACGCCTCCCCCGCCGTCATTCTCACGACGTCGGCCGTTGTCGACGGCGTCGCGCCCTACGTCCGACCCTCCGACGACGCTCCCGCTCCAGCGGTCGTCGAGGTCGACTCGCTCGACCTGGACTCCCGTCGAGGGCCCGTCGCCCGCCGAGGTGGCCGATCAGATATCGCCTATCTGCAGTACACGTCCGGCTCCACCCGCACACCGGCCGGCGTGGTGGTCTCGCACAGCAACCTGCTGACCAACTGGGAGCAGATGGTCGCGACCTACATCCGCGACTTCCAGATGCCCCAGACCACCGTGTCGTGGCTGCCGTTCTACCACGACATGGGATTGATGTGCGGTGTGTGCACAGGAATCCTCGGCGGCTGGCCATCGGTACTCACAAGCCCGATAGCTTTCCTGCAGCGACCCGCCCGGTGGATGCAGTTGATGGCGCACAATCCGCAGGTGCTGTCGGCGGCGCCGAACTTCGCGTTCACGCTGGCGGCCGCACGAACGTCCGACGAGGACATGGCCGGGCTCGACCTCGGGGACGTGGCGTTCATCAACTGTGGCGCCGAACGGGTGAACCCGAACACGATCTCGCACTTCACAAAGCGGTTCGCGCCCTACAACTTTCCGACGTCGGCGATACGACCCTCCTACGGACTTGCGGAGGCGACAGTCTTCGTCGCCGCAGACGGTCCCGGCAGGCCGGCAGATTTTGTCCATTTCGAACCCGAGAAACTGTCGGCGGGTCACGCGAAGCGCTGCACCACCGGGACACCGTTGGCGAGCTACGGCACACCACGGTGGCCCCTTGTGCGTGTCGTCGATCCGGACACCGCGACCGAGAAGCCGGCCGGACTGATCGGCGAGATCTGGGTGCATGGCGACAACGTCAGTTCCGGGTACTGGCACAGACCGGCCGAGACGAAGCAGACCTTCGATGCGACGATAGCCACCCCCTCCCCCGGCACACCGGAGGATCGCTGGCTGAGAACCGGCGACCTCGGTTTCATCTCGGAGGGCGAACTGTTCATCGTCGGCCGTATCAAGGATCTGTTGATCGTCCGCGGACGCAACCACTATCCCGACGACATCGAAGCAACCGTCACGGAGATATCAAGGGGCCGAGCAGCTGCCATCACGGTCGTGGACGAGAACACGGAAAAGCTCGTGGTGATCGTCGAGGTCAAGAAGCGGGGCCAGTCCGAAGATGAGGTCGCCGAGAACCTCCGTGCCGTCCGGGAACAGGCCACTGCGGCGATATCGAACTCGCACGGCGTGAGCGTGCACGACGTCGTGATCGTGGCCCAGGGCTCGATTCCCATCACCACAAGCGGCAAGGTCAGGCGGGCAGCCTGTGTCCACCGGTATGACAACGGCGCGTTTCAGCGCATCGACGTTTAG